The DNA sequence GGACCGCAGCGGTGCCTGCCGGGCAATGTCTGACCATTTCGAGATTATCGATGAGAATTTGCTTGACGACCGTTTGTCGGGAGCCGTGAGAAGGCCGGATAAACCGGTATCCTGACAACATATAATCATCAGCTGCAGATAAAAGAACAGAAAGGTGGGGGACCTGTTTATGGCGGGACTGCTGGCAATTACGTGGAAAGATGCGGAGGATAAGCTATCCTTGCTGGACCAGACCAAGCTGCCGAATGAAATCACCTATATCGAATATGATACCTGTGAAGGTGTGTGGCACGCCATTCAGGACATGGTGGTGCGCGGTGCGCCGGCGATTGGTGTAACGGCGGCCTATGGACTATACTTCGGGATTAAAGACGCACCGGAGGAGAACTTCAGTGCTTTCTGGAAAGTGCTGGAGGAGAAAGCAGCATACCTAAATACATCCCGTCCAACGGCAGTGAACCTTTCTTGGGCACTGCAGCAGATGAAGGAAACGGCGCTTTCCGTTCGGGAAAAGCCGGTTTCGGAGATTAAGCACATTTTGCGGGAAAAAGCAAAGCAAATTCACAGCGACGATATTCATATCTGCCGAAAGATTGGTGAGAATTTTATGCCGCTGCTGCATGATGGAATGGGTATCCTGACACACTGCAATGCGGGACAACTGGCAACCTCTAAGTACGGAACCGCTACGTCCCCCATGTACCTTGCACAGGAAAAGGGCTGGCATCTGCACATTTATTCTGATGAAACGCGTCCGCGCCTGCAGGGCTCCACTTTGACGGCGCTGGAACTTTTTAAGGCGGGTATTGATGTTACCGTGATTACGGACAATATGGCGGCTATGGTTATGTCACAGGGCAAAATAGACGCTGTTATTGTCGGCTGTGACCGCATCGCCGCCAACGGCGATACGGCCAACAAGATTGGCACCATGAGTGTGTCCATTTTGGCCAAATATTTTGGCATTCCCATGTATATTGCGGCCCCTACACCGAGCATTGATTTGAACACGCCTTCCGGAAAAGAAATTCCGATTGAAGAGCGTGACTCAAAGGAGATTACCTGCCGTTTTGGTGTGTGGACGGCACCCAAAGGCGTAAAAACTTACAACCCCGCCTTTGATGTAACGCCGCATGAAAACATTACTGCAATCGTGACGGAAAAGGGAATTGTCCGTGCACCCTACGAGGAAAGTCTGCGGAAGCTGCTGCAAAAATAAAATAAAAAGGCACAGCGCCGCTTTCATCTCGCGGAGCCGTGCCACTTTCCGGGCGGCGGGGGACTGGCGGGCAGTCAGTCCTCGTCGTCCTCGTCTTTTCCCATCCATTCTTTCAGGTCGGGAAAAAAGGAATCTGGGTCTCGTTTAAAAGCTTCGACCGGGTCCGCTGCCTTTTCACCCGGTCCCGCAGAGGTTTTGCTTAGACGCATCCACGGGGGAAGGGGATTTTCCTTAGGGTTCATGCAGTTGTACACCTTGGTTTCCATGTGTTCAACACCTCCGCTTCATCTTATGCGCGAAAGAGCAGTTCCGGCACTATGGGTACCGTTTTTGGACAGGAGGGAAAAATTGTGCCAAATCGGTTTGGTATTCCAAAAGCAGATTATTTTACAGAGAACAACAATTTTTATACGGGCAGTCTCATGCCGCTGAATTACCGCGTGGACGCTGCCGGAGATATGATTCAAATGAGTGTTTGGTACGGGAAAATGTGTATGGCGCGCAGCAAACTGGAAGCGCAAAAGGAGTTTTCCAAGGACGCGGCCGGTTATGACGCGGCAATGGATTGGCTGGAAGAACAATATCAGGTGTGCCTGCAAAAAACAAAAGAGGACTAAAAAAGCCGCTGGAAGCAGGAAAACCTGTTTTCAGCGGCATTTCTGTTATCAAAATTTTTCATCCTGCGGCTGATGTGCCGGCAGCTGTGGATGAAGAGAAGCCAACAGTGTGTTGGCACGGTTCAGGTGATAGGCGTACACTGTGGCTGTTTCACTGGAAAGTGTGCGGTCCAGCCGGTCGATGGCCCATAAGTCCGCCAGCACTTCCCGATAGGAGAAAAGCCTGCGCGCGGTTTGAAACACAGCATTGTCACAGTTGCGGAACAGTTTCCATTCGGAAGTGTACAGCTGTATATCACGCTCCAGCCGGCGGAACTGTACCTGCACCGCCTCCAGGTCAGGCGGTGCAGAACGGTCCTCACAGGCTTTTACAGCGGAGCAGAGCATATCATAAATCTGCCGGTCCAGCTGTAAAATATTCTGCGCATAATTGGGCGGCAGAATAAACAGGTTGACTGCCAGCGCAATAACAATACCTAGAAACGCAGCCAGCAAACACCATCCTACGGTTTGTACCGTACCGGCGGTTTCCGGTTGCAGCATGGCCATGACGAACATAAATGATGCCATCAGTGTACCACGGCGCAGATGAAGAAACTGACACAAAAAAATAACGGCAATCACACCAAGCCCGCACAGGCCAGGATTCTGCGGCGAAACGTGGTAAATGAGGGCACCAGTCACAGCCCCAATAACGGCGGCCAACAGGGAATCCTTTCCGGAACGAATGGAGTGGTTAATATTGGGCCCCATGCTGATAATTGTGGTTACAACGGCAACAAATGCCTGCGGTAAGTTCAGTATGTCATACAGTACCAGACACAATGTGACGGCAATGCCGGTTTTGATGATGCGAAAACCGAGGTGTGTGCGCCGGCGCAGTTTCTGCGCGGGTTCGCCCCTCATGCAGACGCCGGCAGACCGCGCCGCAGAATGTCCAAAATCTGTGCGGGGTCCGAAACAATATAGTTCGCGTGTGCGTTTCCCAGTTCTGCCCGGTCACGAAATCCCCACAGAACGCCAACAGTATCCATGCCAGCGGCGGCGCCCGTCTGCATATCTGTGTTGGTGTCGCCGATATACAGGCAGTTCCTCGGCGCTGTTCCCAGTTCCTGTGCCAGCAGAAGCGCCCCCTGCGGTGCGGGTTTGCAGGGAATCCCTTCCCGCTGGCCGTGGACGGCGTTAAATGTACCGTCCGGAAACAGCCCCGCAATAATGGACTGCGCCCAGCTGTCAGGTTTGTTGGAAAGGACACCGGACTTTTTGTTCAGGCGGCGCAGAGAGGCCAGCAGCTGCGGCATGCCGGGGTAGCCAACAATGCCTTTCAGCGGCTCGGCCGCATAGTACTGGTCATAAAGGCGGCGCACTTTCTGCATTTCCGCTTCTGTAAAGCCCTGTGGGCAGACAATGTGCATCATGCGCTGGACCTGTACAGCCGCACCGTTTCCCACGATATGGCGGTAGCGGTCCACGGGAATTTCCGGATAGCCGCAGTCGTGCAGTGCACGGTTGGAAAACTCTGCAATGGAGCCGAGTGTGTTTGCAAGGGTACCATCCAGGTCAAAAATACAGGCTTGATACATTATTTTACACCTTCTTAACGATGTTTCCCTTTTCCTTATAAATGGAGTTTTCAGGAATGAATCCACGCACGGAACTGGTGGGGTAAACGGTGCAGCCGCGGCCAATAATGGTACCGGGGTTCAGGACACTGTTGCAGCCCACTTCCACATAATCGCCCAGAATGGCGCCGATTTTTTTTAGACCGGTGGGCAGGTTCTCTTCCGCGTGAATCACAACGAGCTGTCGGTCCGATTTGATGTTGCTGGTAATGGAGCCCGCACCCATGTGTGCGTGAAAACCGAGAATGGAGTCACCAACATAATTGTAGTGCGGAACTTCAACGTTGTCAAAAAGAATGACATTCTTTAGCTCGGTAGAGTTGCCGACGACACAGTGTGTGCCAACCAGCGCATTTCCGCGGATAAAAGCACCGGGACGAACCTGCGTTTCCGGCCCGATGATGCAGGGACCGGCAATGTAGTTGTTAGGGTAGATGACGGCACTTTTGGCAATCCAGATATTCTCTCCACGCTGTTCATACTGGTCTGCCGGCAGAGTAGGGCCAAGTTGTAAAATGAAGTCGTGAATTTTTGGCAGAGCCTCCCACGGATAGGTGCAGCCGGAAAGAAGCGGGGCTGCCGCTGTATGAGATAAATCAAAAAGCTGCTGTATTGTCAGTTGTTTTAACATTTTGTTTCCTTCTCTTTACTTTTATATCATTTACCTATTATATTTTGAAAAACGGAGCAGGTCAATACCGGATGCCGGAAAAAGTCCCCGCACAAGCCGGTAAAAGCGAGTGCAGGGGCAGCAGAAGCAATCAAAAAATAAAAGACAAGGTTCCGGTTTCCCGGTTCCTTGCCTTTTGGGGAGGAGTTGTATTGAAAAGGTTTTGCGGTCATCCGACCGCGTGAACTTATATGCAAAGGAAAAAGAAAGAACAGATATTGCTCTGTGCGGTGGTCTCTGTTTTTCTTAAGTACAGCTATATTATAGGTACGAAAACGGTTCCTGTCAATCAAATCCAAGCCAATAAAAGCAGAATCTACCTATTGTATAAAAGAGGGGAATTTTGTTCTGAGTTTTCGTAAAGAGTTACAGGTATGATTTACGGGGAAACGGGCACATGATTTTGCCGTGCAGGGCAGAATGTGATACAATCAAAAAAACAGAAAAGCCCCATTTTACGGGGCAGCGGAGGCATATATGAAAAGGACACTGGCATTTGCAAAAAACGATATTGTGTCGCTTACAATTACCGGATATACGGCGCAGGGAAGCGGAGTGGGACACTGCGACGGTGCGGCAGTCTTTGTAGCGGGCGCTGCAGCGGGGGACCAGCTGCGTGTGCGCATTCTCAAGACGGAAAAGACCTATGCGTATGGGAAAATAGAAGAAATCATCGCTCCGTCACCGGACCGCATCAAATCTGACTGTCCGCAGGCCGCCCAGTGCGGCGGCTGTGTGTTCCGCCATATTTCCTATGAAGCGGAATGCCGCGCAAAGGAACAGCGTGTGCGTGATGCAATAGAGCGCATTGCAGGGCTTTCGCCGCAGATGGTACAGCCGCTGATTCCGGCGCCCTGCCCGGAGCGATACCGGAACAAAGCACAGTTCCCGCTGGGACTTTCGCCGGACGGCACCCTGCAGGCAGGCTTTTATGCACCGCATAGTCACCGTATTGTGCCCTGCATGGACTGCCGGCTGCAGCCAGAAACCTTTACGAAAGCCGTCCGCGCTGTGCAGGAGTGGTACAGGCAGGCAAAAGACAGCGTCTATGAAGAGCGCACCGGAAAAGGTTTGCTGCGGCATTTGTATCTGCGGCAGGCGATGGCCGGCGGCGGGGTGCTGGTGTGCTTGGTCATCAATGGCCGCATGGTTTCCCGGGAGGACTTGCTGGTAAACCTGCTGCGGCAGCAGGTTCCAGGTCTTGCTGGTGTACTGCTGAACGAAAATCGGAAGCGCACCAATGTCGTTTTGGGAGACCGATACCGCACCCTGTGGGGCGTTCCGGCATTGACGGATATGCTGTGCGGTCTGCAGTTTTCCATTTCGCCGGACAGCTTTTATCAGGTCAATCACGACCAGGCACAGGTATTGTACCGCCTGGCGGGACGCTTTGCCGCGCTGACCGGAAAAGAAACGCTGTTGGATTTGTACTGTGGTACGGGAACGATTGGCTTATCCATGGCGAAAGACGCCAAAAAAGTGATTGGGGTAGAAGTCGTTCCTGCCGCCGTGGAGGATGCCCGCCGAAACGCAGAAGCCAACGGTATTGCCAATGCGGAATTTTTCTGCGGTGACGCGGCACAGGCCGCGGCCCATTTTCAGCAGCAGGGATTTGCCCCGGATGTCATTGCTTTGGACCCACCGCGCAAAGGCTGCGGAGCAGCACTGGCACATATTGCGGCGGGCATGGCGCCGCAACGCATTGTCTATGTTTCCTGTGACCCGGCAACACTGGCGCGCGACCTTAAAACGTTTGCCGGTGATGGATACGAATTGCAGACAGCAGTGCCGGTGGACCTTTTCCCGCGTACCGCACACGTTGAGTGCGTAGCATTGATGTCAAGGGTAAAAGAGTGACAGCTTAAAAGCCTTGAAACAACGCCTTTTTCTGGCATGGATGGATTTTTCTCAGGAACGGCAGGCGGACTGCGGGAACTTATCCAAAGACGGAATTTTCGGAAATGTCAAAGGGTTGAGTAGCCATGATAGATGCCGTGTTTTCAGTGTTCAGGATGGATGTCAAAATTGTGTTGAGTTGGCAAGATAAATGTCATTAAAAGAGGGTCGCTCCGTGCCTGAATCGTCGGGTAGGAAAAATGAATTTTGACTGTTTTAGCCTACTAAACATCTGAAATAGGCCGCATAAATATCCGCGTTAACACAGATGGTAAGCCAAGTAGATTACTGGAGACTCGTTGACGTGTACATTGACATACAGAACGCCTTTCCAACCGTCGCGTAATTCACTTTTTCGAAGTTGATTTTCTCTATTGGTATTGCCTCATTCTGGAGCAAGGCTACATTTTTGATTCACTCAATGAGTAAAGCCTTATTATGAGAATGGTCTTTATTATTCTTTTTTCAGACCAGCTGAAAGCAGGTGGTCAACGATATCCTCTCTACCAAGAAAATAATTCTCAATGATATCCCAGCGTTCGTCGTCTGAAAAATTGCCTTCAAAAAACCGCATCATAACCTTTTGTGCAGACTCGTGGCGCTTATGTAAATCAGTCAGCAGTGCATTGGAATAATTGCCATGTGCAAGCTGCCTCACCTTGAGCGGATCATTGATCCTTATAAAGATTTCAAGGCTTTCTCCGCCTTTGATCTCATAAGAAGCGAGCTTCAATAATTCCAGCATGGAAAGTAGATCGATTAATCTCCTGTGGCTTTCATTTTGTTTAGCCGGGAAAAAGGACTCGAAGGTGATACCATCATTAGGCGCGCACTGGTTCAGCAGTTGTCCGAAATTTTCCGCCATGGTGATATAGTTGTAACTGAGTACGCGATATACCAATCCATTTCCCGAGGTTGCTTTGTGAGAAGCGATAAAACGGTATTTTCCGCCAACATTGTTAAGAGTTATATTTTCAGTAACGTCTTTAACGAACAGATTCAGCAGCAACTCCGGGAATCCGTACTGTTTCGTTTTCAGATCCATGATTTTTCCGAGATCAGCCTTAAAATCGGCTATTGTGAACTCGGTCCTTTTTTGCTTGTAAGCTCTGAATATTTCGGACAAAGCCTTCAGAAAATCAGTAAACTTCTTTAGAACAGTCTGAAAATCCTGATTATAATGGATCGTTACGCGGATACGCGCGGACAAATGTTCGCCATTGTCAAACTGAAACAATGTGCCGGCGAAAAATTGATACTTGAAATTCATAAAGGTGAGATCTGAAAAATTGTCTTCCCAAAGGCGCGCCATGTCGATTTCATAGATTTTTCCGCTGTTGGTCACGATTGTAGGAGGAATGTTGCTCCCTTTCGGTGATGGAACGATCCGGCGAGTCTTGTCCTGCAATTTCTTTGCATAGGCACCGTATTTTTCAATAAACGGCTGTTCCGTAGCGGGTGGAACATTCACATAATTTTTCGTCATCATCGATTTGGGACGAACGACAATGACCGGGAAGCCATATTTTCCAACCAAATCTTTTGCAATGAGGAGAAGACCGCACTTTACTTTATTTTCGATGTTTTCAGCCTCAAAAAGGTAGGAAAAAGTGTCTGGTGAAATAAGAAGGTAACGGTGCCTCCGGGTACTATAAATATCGTAGAGCTTTCGCAGCATTTCTTTTAACTGGTATTGCTTTAATCCAGAGAGACCATAAAGAATTCGCGTGTAGCGAAGGTCACTGTTCAAAAAATCAACAATGGCATGGCCTTTGATTTCCGGCTTGCGTGCAGCGCGCCCAATTTCCTGCACATAATCGGCAAGATTGCCGGAAGGCGCATAATGGTAAACGTTTTGAATATCTTTGATATCGATTCCCATGCCGAACGCTTTGGTGCAGACCATGGCGGTACAGTCACCGCTGCGAAAACGCTCCTGGCTGATCTTCTTTGCGTCTTTATTCAACTTTCCATGAAATACAGCAACGCGGTTTCGGATTGCTGCATCCGATTCCAATTCTACACTGATGTTTTCGACTTGCTTGATGTAAGGACAGTACACAAGTGTTCTTTCCCCTTTCTTTACAAAGGAATTGATGCGCTCTGCCGCCTTTTTTGTTTTGAATTCATCAATACCGCCTGTAAATTCATTTCGGTCAATGTGATTGATATCGAAAGAAATATTGCTGCGGCGCACACTGCCGAGAAAGAGAAGCGGATTATCAAGGTTCAAACTTTCAATCGTCTCATTAACAACATCCTCAGAACCGCCGTAAACAGCCGTCGCAGTTAAACAAAGAATCGGAAACAGAAGAGCCTTTTTATGTGGTCCCATACTTCCTTTTGCCGGCGCCTGGCGAAGTCCATTGAGGAAGTCTCCCAGATACCAGTAATCTGCGCGGAAATCTTTGCCCCAGGAAGTGACAATATGCGCTTCATCCACGACGAAAAGGCCAATAGGGCGCTCGCCAATCAGGCTTTCTATGGAATTGGCAACAAGCATTTCCGGCGCAATATAGACAATGGATATTTTTCCGTCCCTGATTTTTTCGATGCGTGACTGCCGCTCTTCATATGTAATATCGGAATTCAGATAAGTAGCGCCGAAAACATGGTGTGCTTCCAGATTTTTGACTTGATCATCCATCAGAGCAATCAACGGCGTCACAACAATGGTAACGGCATCAAATTTTTCGGAAAGGTAAATAGCAGGCAACTGAAACAGCAGGGATTTTCCGGCTCCTGTCGGCGCAGTGATAAAGATGTTGTTGAAATCATGATTACCATTAAGGGCTTTTTCACTCTGCGCAATTACCGTGGAAACGATGTGTCCCTGACTGACTGACACCGTCTCATTTGAGTTGTGAGGATCACAGTAAAACTGTAAAATGCGAAATTTTGCATCCATACCCCAATATTTTTGCAGTAGAGGAAGGTATTTATTATCTTCCGTATGACTGACTTGTTCAAATCTAGAGTGAAGCTGGATACCGTAAGTTAAATTTAGAGAATCAAGAAGCCGTACCCAACACGCAAGGCGCTGACAGGCATCACAATTTTCGCTATCCACAATATAAGTGGTTGGTGTGTATGCCTGTCCACTCAGGATATCAGCAATATGGGCAGAAAAGTCGGTACTGGAAACAGAAAGGGTACAATTACTTTCCAGCATCCTTTGGGTGAGAAATTTCGGAGAATATGAGTCGAAAAAAGGAACCGCTGTGATCCCTTCGTCGGTGTGACGATCTACAGGAGACAAAAGGCATGTTTCTCTGACCATTTCTGCATCGCCGTAAATGTCGAAGTATGGCTTCAGTTCGTCAGGAATATCAGGATTCTCCTTCTGAAAACATTGATACAGCCTTTTTGCAGTCTCTGGGGCAATGGCACATGGATAAAACTGCTGAAAAAGGTTGT is a window from the Caproicibacterium lactatifermentans genome containing:
- the mtnA gene encoding S-methyl-5-thioribose-1-phosphate isomerase, with the protein product MAGLLAITWKDAEDKLSLLDQTKLPNEITYIEYDTCEGVWHAIQDMVVRGAPAIGVTAAYGLYFGIKDAPEENFSAFWKVLEEKAAYLNTSRPTAVNLSWALQQMKETALSVREKPVSEIKHILREKAKQIHSDDIHICRKIGENFMPLLHDGMGILTHCNAGQLATSKYGTATSPMYLAQEKGWHLHIYSDETRPRLQGSTLTALELFKAGIDVTVITDNMAAMVMSQGKIDAVIVGCDRIAANGDTANKIGTMSVSILAKYFGIPMYIAAPTPSIDLNTPSGKEIPIEERDSKEITCRFGVWTAPKGVKTYNPAFDVTPHENITAIVTEKGIVRAPYEESLRKLLQK
- a CDS encoding FUSC family protein, which translates into the protein MRGEPAQKLRRRTHLGFRIIKTGIAVTLCLVLYDILNLPQAFVAVVTTIISMGPNINHSIRSGKDSLLAAVIGAVTGALIYHVSPQNPGLCGLGVIAVIFLCQFLHLRRGTLMASFMFVMAMLQPETAGTVQTVGWCLLAAFLGIVIALAVNLFILPPNYAQNILQLDRQIYDMLCSAVKACEDRSAPPDLEAVQVQFRRLERDIQLYTSEWKLFRNCDNAVFQTARRLFSYREVLADLWAIDRLDRTLSSETATVYAYHLNRANTLLASLHPQLPAHQPQDEKF
- a CDS encoding HAD family hydrolase, producing MYQACIFDLDGTLANTLGSIAEFSNRALHDCGYPEIPVDRYRHIVGNGAAVQVQRMMHIVCPQGFTEAEMQKVRRLYDQYYAAEPLKGIVGYPGMPQLLASLRRLNKKSGVLSNKPDSWAQSIIAGLFPDGTFNAVHGQREGIPCKPAPQGALLLAQELGTAPRNCLYIGDTNTDMQTGAAAGMDTVGVLWGFRDRAELGNAHANYIVSDPAQILDILRRGLPASA
- a CDS encoding UDP-N-acetylglucosamine pyrophosphorylase, translating into MLKQLTIQQLFDLSHTAAAPLLSGCTYPWEALPKIHDFILQLGPTLPADQYEQRGENIWIAKSAVIYPNNYIAGPCIIGPETQVRPGAFIRGNALVGTHCVVGNSTELKNVILFDNVEVPHYNYVGDSILGFHAHMGAGSITSNIKSDRQLVVIHAEENLPTGLKKIGAILGDYVEVGCNSVLNPGTIIGRGCTVYPTSSVRGFIPENSIYKEKGNIVKKV
- the rlmD gene encoding 23S rRNA (uracil(1939)-C(5))-methyltransferase RlmD; amino-acid sequence: MKRTLAFAKNDIVSLTITGYTAQGSGVGHCDGAAVFVAGAAAGDQLRVRILKTEKTYAYGKIEEIIAPSPDRIKSDCPQAAQCGGCVFRHISYEAECRAKEQRVRDAIERIAGLSPQMVQPLIPAPCPERYRNKAQFPLGLSPDGTLQAGFYAPHSHRIVPCMDCRLQPETFTKAVRAVQEWYRQAKDSVYEERTGKGLLRHLYLRQAMAGGGVLVCLVINGRMVSREDLLVNLLRQQVPGLAGVLLNENRKRTNVVLGDRYRTLWGVPALTDMLCGLQFSISPDSFYQVNHDQAQVLYRLAGRFAALTGKETLLDLYCGTGTIGLSMAKDAKKVIGVEVVPAAVEDARRNAEANGIANAEFFCGDAAQAAAHFQQQGFAPDVIALDPPRKGCGAALAHIAAGMAPQRIVYVSCDPATLARDLKTFAGDGYELQTAVPVDLFPRTAHVECVALMSRVKE
- a CDS encoding helicase-related protein yields the protein MDFQNYFKVKVKEILGRLSGKKAIVFFEGFAPEQNQILLSGFDGLIQPSTVLEGKYLNIPAISLQENKRKTMQKILTADNHVLVGVYEQYTAIASSLQDLYSGEIVIVVNNLFQQFYPCAIAPETAKRLYQCFQKENPDIPDELKPYFDIYGDAEMVRETCLLSPVDRHTDEGITAVPFFDSYSPKFLTQRMLESNCTLSVSSTDFSAHIADILSGQAYTPTTYIVDSENCDACQRLACWVRLLDSLNLTYGIQLHSRFEQVSHTEDNKYLPLLQKYWGMDAKFRILQFYCDPHNSNETVSVSQGHIVSTVIAQSEKALNGNHDFNNIFITAPTGAGKSLLFQLPAIYLSEKFDAVTIVVTPLIALMDDQVKNLEAHHVFGATYLNSDITYEERQSRIEKIRDGKISIVYIAPEMLVANSIESLIGERPIGLFVVDEAHIVTSWGKDFRADYWYLGDFLNGLRQAPAKGSMGPHKKALLFPILCLTATAVYGGSEDVVNETIESLNLDNPLLFLGSVRRSNISFDINHIDRNEFTGGIDEFKTKKAAERINSFVKKGERTLVYCPYIKQVENISVELESDAAIRNRVAVFHGKLNKDAKKISQERFRSGDCTAMVCTKAFGMGIDIKDIQNVYHYAPSGNLADYVQEIGRAARKPEIKGHAIVDFLNSDLRYTRILYGLSGLKQYQLKEMLRKLYDIYSTRRHRYLLISPDTFSYLFEAENIENKVKCGLLLIAKDLVGKYGFPVIVVRPKSMMTKNYVNVPPATEQPFIEKYGAYAKKLQDKTRRIVPSPKGSNIPPTIVTNSGKIYEIDMARLWEDNFSDLTFMNFKYQFFAGTLFQFDNGEHLSARIRVTIHYNQDFQTVLKKFTDFLKALSEIFRAYKQKRTEFTIADFKADLGKIMDLKTKQYGFPELLLNLFVKDVTENITLNNVGGKYRFIASHKATSGNGLVYRVLSYNYITMAENFGQLLNQCAPNDGITFESFFPAKQNESHRRLIDLLSMLELLKLASYEIKGGESLEIFIRINDPLKVRQLAHGNYSNALLTDLHKRHESAQKVMMRFFEGNFSDDERWDIIENYFLGREDIVDHLLSAGLKKE